The DNA window CTCGTTGTTGTCTTCATCGAGCAAGCCAACCAGTCTGAACTCTCCCGTTGCAGTTGCTGAGGAACCACGCTTGCGGTCGAATTCTAACTCAATGAGGACGTCTATCTCCTGTCGCTGAAGGTCGTCGAGGACGGCCTTCAGCGACGTCCCTTCCAGCGTGATACTGTTGCCCCGCCACGTACGAAATTCCTCGACGATTTCTGGATTCGCGTTGGACTTGAGCGGAAGACGAACCAGCCGTCATTGACGTCAATACGGTTGAACAGCCAGAAATCGTAGAAGCCCAAGTCGAACAGGACGAGTGCGCCAGCTACCCACGCGCCTGTGGGTAGCTGGCTCCGTTCGTGCGTGGTACCGTCGCTTGTTTGGAAGCGCGTTAGAAGACCCCAGTTGAGAGCGACTCGGTGAGGTGTACTTTCAGCCCGGCTTGGTCGTCGCCAGAGGCTGTGTAGACGTCTTTGGCGTCTTGGTAGAGCGAGATGAACGTGGCGTCAACGATGAGGATGTCTCGAAAGTGTTCGAGACGCCCTCTGAGGCCATTTCTGCCGGGACTGAGATTCTCGATAGCGTCATCGAGAATCTCTCGCAGGAGGGCAACGAACGTCGGTTCGAACCACTCGTGAAACGATGCGTAGAAGAGGGTGTCGCGGTCAGCCATCTCGACGTAGCGTTCGAGAAAGGCCTGGTGAGTGCGGTCTAATCCGGCAGCGAACCCGAGCGATAGCATGTAAAAAGCGTGACGATGTCGAATTTCCGCTCGCGTTCGACGAGTATTCGTTGCGCGAGCGCGCTCGCGCAGCTCATCAGAGGGAAAGGCTCTTTGAATCCGTTCAATTATGACCGAATCCGGTGGGCGTAGGTCACATTTCCCACCGGGTCTCTTACTCGGGTAGGTGCGACGGTCTCCAATCAGTGGATAGCGTCGTCTTGATCCACGAAACTAGAACGGATGGCCAGAAGAACAGGCTCAGATCGGATCAACTGAGAACGCTTTGCGAGGTACTGAGTATACTCTCACGCAACAAAATCATCAACCGACATTGTACCTACCGATATCCGAGATCCGCTAATCTGTCCTCCACGACCGACGATTCCATGGATTCACTCTTCGACGACGATTCTGAGTTTATTTCTCTGCGTTGGTTTCCTTCGATTACTAGCCACGGAACCTTGATCAATCCAGGTGTGTGGAATCCCCTGGGATGACCGTAGCCCCGGACCGGTATTGGATAGGTTCTTTCACCGACCAAATTCCCGTGATCAGCGGTTATGACGCTCTTCCCGTCAACGGTGTCGATCAACTGCTCGACGTGCGGTAGCGTCAGTTCCAGATTCTCCCGGTACGCATCGTAGACGAGGTCTCGGTCGACATCCAGTTTGTTGTCACGAAGCGCAGACCAGACGTGTGGTGCGTCGTCTGATTTTCCGTCCATACTCACACCAGTGTGTGATATCTCCTGACCGATCTCGCCGATAAACGGGAAGTGTGGCTGCATGTAGTGAACGATTAAACGCTTGTCCGGATATTCCTCGTGTACTGCTAGGGCTTCTTCGGTCATCACCTCCGGGGTGACCGTTTTCAGATCATTATTCCATTGGTTTTCGAGAAGATTTCGCCGGTAGTGAAACGTATCAAAAGGGAGCTTGGGTGTATGTGGATTAGCCGTAACGTAAACTGTGTCGTCCAACTGTTTCCCTTCGAAGTTCGCTCGGAGAAATTCCCAACTTTCGCTTCCAGCAGAAGTACGGGACTCGAGTCTCCCTTCGAGTGTGTTCACATCATCGAAAAGATCGTATCGGCAGCCATCCAAGATAATGAGCGTGTCCCAGTCCTCTTGTATCACGTCGCACGTCTTCTTCGTACCAGTCCGAGAGTAAGCCGCGTTCGCAGACAGAGCTAATCGGTGTGCTTTATTATAAAGTATTCTGGGATTTCGTATCGCCTTCGCAAGATTCGCTAAATTATACCTCTTCGGGAGTCTCATACAAGCCACACTAGTATCAACCGCGTATATGTGTTCTTTGAGTTGTCGATGCGACTTTGGCCTTCAGTAACTGCGTACATATCTGAAATATCCCTCCCCAAGGCGACTCAACGAAGAAGTCTTACCTATTGAGCGACTCGCCACTAAACTGAAATGGATTCTGACGAGTCCCAGGAGGGTACGATTGCGGAGGGTGCGGGATTCATCCTCGTGGCGACTATACTCAGTACCGGAATCGGGTTCGTCATTCGAACATTTTTGATCCGACAACTCCCGACTGCGGACTACGGCCTGTTCGCCTTGGCAATAACCGTTGGTGGACTACTCACAACCGTCTGCTCGCTCGGCTTGCGCCAAGGCGTCGCCCGGATGGTTCCGCGGTGTGAAACAGAGTCAGGAGTCCGTGATGTGACCCTAACTGCGCTTACCAGCGCACTGGGAGTCTCCGTTCTAGTCTCCGGAACAATGGTTCTGTTCCCAAGTTCGATCTCACAATACGTCATTCGAGAGCCCGGCCTTGCCCCGTACCTGCCAGTCGTGGGCGCACTCGTGCCGGGAATGACGATTCAAACGGTCGTGATCGCGACGTTCCGAGGGAAGAAGCAAGTCCAAGAACCTATCATAATCCGCAATCTCGTTTCCCCGATAGCTCGCTTCGGATTGATCGCCTCAGTAGTGCTTCTCGGGTACGGGGCTTTTGGTGCGATCGTCGCTTGGACGACCGGTGTCCTGCTGTCAACCGGCGTGGGGATCTACTCTCTGTCCTGTCGCACGAACACGTTCACGGGTCTCACGTTCACTCCCCGGCACCGGGAGCTGCTCGTGTTCTCGTTACCGCTTATGTTCTCGTCGGTCATGTGGACCGCAGTTCAACAGGTGGATAATCTCTTGATCGGATACTACGAAACGAGCGTCGAGGTTGCGATCTACGATGGGGCGTTCCTTCTCGCTCGTCTACTGATTATCGCTCTGTCGGCGTTCGGATTCCTCTTCATGCCGATCTTTTCTGAGCTGGACGAGTCGAACGAACTTGATCGTATGCAGGGAGTATACCAATCAACCACAGAATGGGCCGTGTTACTGGTACTGCCGTTGTATATTGCTCTGGTTCTCAACCCAGATACAATTCTCACCATCGTTTTTGGAGCGGATTACTCGTTAGCTGCCATCCCTATGGTAATTATTTTAACAGGGTTTTTCATTCACGTACTGAGTGGTTTATCGGGTGATGCGTTAATTGCGCTTGGCAACACTCAGCTCATTATGGTTGGAAACATAGGTGTTGGTATTGTAAATATACTACTAAATATTGGACTTATTCCGCGTTGGGGTATCATAGGTGCTGCTGTCGCCTCTGCGAGTTCTTATGCTCTATTCAATCTTGGCTATCTATATTGGTTATATCGAGACACAGGCATAGTTCCATTCTCAAAAAAATTTTTCGTACCGTTAACATTATCATCTACCATTCTAGCCTGTATCTGGCTGTTTGCTAACACTCAATTAGAATTGAGTATGATTTCAATAGTAACCATATTGTCTTTATCATATCTTCCTCATTTGGCTGTTATTATTCGCACAAAAAGAATTACATCTGGAGACAAAGAATTGATGTCAAAAATTCTCGCTTTTCGGGAGGATAAATTTTGATATTCTTAAACACTATTTAGATAAATATAGATGTAAATTCTTTAGCAAAATGGATGACGCTGCGCGGATCAACATGAGTTCGCGAACCTCGCAGTACCGCGCGTTAGGGGCAGCGGGACCGAACCGACGATTGATGGCCGAAAAGACGGCCTCGTCCACCCAGCGTGGTAGTGTTTAGTTTGGAGCATTGTGCCAGCGAGCGAAACTTTGGAGCCAATTTTCAGCTGTTTTCGGTTCGACGTGGCTGAAGCAGTACGAAACGATGAGGTTCGTCGCTTCAGGTCTCGAAAATCCGTTCGATGGCGTTTCGATTTCCGTGGCGATACATTTGATATCGGAGTCCAACTCGTTGCAGTGCAGTTTGGAGGTGTTGAGGACCACCAACAAGAAATTCGGATGTTTCGACATCGTGTTTCTGCCGCAATTCGCCCAAGTACGGTACTTCCCGAGCGGTGTAACCAGCTGAATTGAATCGCCGAATTGACCACATAAAAATGGAGTCCTTCCGAATCTCGAAAGGATTCTTACCGATAGCTGGTCGTCTTCTCTCGAAACGGTGATGACGCCAATGACCGTTCCTGCTTGGGGATCGTTCGCTACTGGGAAGCGTTCAGGTAAGCACGGTTGCTACGATTTCGTCGTTCCAGACGGGTCACTCACCGATTTACGGCCCGTCTCTGGGAATGATTTGACTGCAGACACCTTCTACAAGGTGCTTGCCGAAGAAGATCAAAACGTTGCACTAATTAACCTCCCGACCACCTGCCCATCCCGCCTTTCCGGTGATGACGGAAACATCGTTATTACAAGAGGTGACAATTTCGTCAATCCATCGGAATTAGTAGATGAAATTTCTGCTCTTGAAGATTATAAATTGTCTCCCACAAAAGCTGAGAAATCAGAGCGGGAGTATCTCAATCACATTAGAGATCTCGAATCGACCCGTTTCGATTGTGGTCGACAAATCTATGACCGTAAAGAATGGGACCTCTTTTTATCTTATCAGTGGAACCGATTGGATTCAACATGAAGTGTACGGCGACCTCGTCAACGGAAGAGATTTCTCAACGCGGCATGCTGCTATTGAAGCGTATAGAAAGTTCGACGAGTACTTGGGATGGTTTTATAATCAAACCGACGACAATACTCTATTCTACGTGATTTCAGATCACGGTTTCAACGATCGAGAGGGCTTGGTGGATATTAACACATATCTAGACGAGGAGGGTATGCTAACGAAGGAACGGGGAGCTAGCGAGTCAGAGTTCAATATGCGTCAGCTCCGTGACGACGGAGACGACGAAAATAAAAGTATTACTCTTAATCGTCTCGGTCCATGGCTATTAAGCCACGACCGAATCCTCGACGTTGCACGAACGATTTATCGACCTCTCAAAGGCGTACTTCCTTTTGAGCTCAATCCCAGACCCTTCCGACCAAATTTCGAAGAGACTGTGGCATATTCGCCCCGCTCTGGATGCTGGGGAATCTATATTAACGAGAATCCCAGATTCCACGATGGCATCGTATCTACAGACGAGTATGAACAAGTAAGAGAGACAGTCTCTGACCTGCTCGAATCATTGCAGACAGAAGAAGGGGACCCCGTTTTTTACGACATCCAAACTAAAGAGGAACGTTACAGTGGAGAATTTGCAGACGACGCTCCGGACTTGACCTTTCGCTCAGATACATATCACCCCCGAAGTTTTCTTGACCCGGGCGTGTTGGAGGAAAAAGAGCACAACGGTCACGGCTATGAAGGTATTTTGATTTGTTCTGGTGAAGACGTGTGTAACAGTGACCGAGACTCGGCCGATATTGTGGATATTGCGCCAACTACACTCGCATACCTCGGTGAGCCTGTAATTGAGGACATGGATGGTGAGATACTTGAGGATGTCATAACACTTCCAAGCGAGATAGAAACCCGTAAACCGACTCCAGCGAACGAACTTCGCGATCATTTTAATCATAACGAAGAGCACAACGATGTTGAAAATCGGCTTAAAGAACTTAGCTATCTCTGAGATTAAACCATTCCATCAAGTATCTCTGTAAGTTCGTCCATCTTTTTGCTTCGAGAGAAACGGTTTGTTATAGTCTCATCGTAGGAAATATCATTTTCGTAGAGTGATTTTAAAGCCAAAGCAATCTCATGTGCATCACTCGGGGACACAACAATTCCGAGCTCATTGTCTGCAACAAATTTAGCTGCTCGGAAAGAGTTGTCCACAACTGCTAAGATGGGTGTTGATGAACCTACATAATCATACATTTTTGAAGGTATATTTAATTTATTCGAGGGATCAGTACCACCGATGTAAAGAACTGCGTCACTTCCTTTCAATATGGGGATGAGATCCTCATATTCTATCCAATCAAAAGTTGAAATTAAGTCGGAAACACCTGCTTCTTTGGCTGCCTCGTCATACTTAGAGTTCCAATCCCCATAAAATCTTAATTCAATATCAGCATCCGGGAACTGTTTATCAAACTCTGCAAGGCCCTTTAGAACCGAATAAGGTTCAATCCACCCTTCATAAAAGGAACCAGCATAGGTAATCGTAAACGAGTCGAAACACTGTTCATCGGCCCCTTCGAATTTTTTATTCTCGAACCCCAGGTGGGGGAGTTTAGTCCATTTATCGGATGGAATCTTAGGATATGTTTTTTCAAAATAGTCATCCGGGAGTTGAATGCCGTCATCCCAGACGATTTGATCGGCATGCCGGACAAAAAAGGGTTCAAGCCGTCGACGAAGCCACCCATTTAAGGAATCTGAATCAACGTGAGGATTTGTCGCATAGGGGTCACGGATTTCCATTAACCATGGCACACCCGTGATACGACTCGCAAGATATCCTATGAGATGGAGCTGTGGTGGCTCACTTACCGAGTTAATGACATCAATATTCTCACGGCGAGCTTTTATCATACATCTAATAATAGACTTTATACTTTCAGGTGAGCGGAAGTCGTAAGGATATTTTATGTGGCCAAGTACAACGTCCCATCCCCGGTCAGAAAGTAAGCGACGCCGAGCTCGAAACTTTTCAGCGCGCCCACCCGGATCGTTGAATGTACAATTACTAATGAGTAGCACACGCTTCATCTGATACTGAATATGCGCCGGGGCGATATTTTAATCGCGCGTTTTGATTCCGCCAAGTAGTGAATTATAAATGCTGTTGAGGCACATTACACTACTAGAGAGATTCTTTCATTAATGACCAAGGATTTACTTCTCATTTCAAAGGTATTTTCGGCTAACTCCCCCGGTCGGGTAGAGAAGTTCAGCCGCCGTGTGGAACTCTTAGCAGACCGTGGGTGGAGAACCCATATTCTCACACCGCAAGAGCCAGGTTACGATCGAATTGCCGACTTTGCTCCTGACGCGGACCCAAGTCCCGAAATCCACGTTACTGATTCCCTTTTTACGAATCTCCGAGCATGGTACTACGACCTCTACTATGGGAGTGGCGGAGGAGATCAATCCAGCGAATCGGGATCCGAGGAGACCGATTTTAGTTCCAAAATTGATATCCTCAATAGTTTCACCGCGACAATCAAACAGGGTGTCGTTAGTGCAAAACCGTGGCTTTTCATTCCCGACGGTTGGATTGGCTGGTACCCATACGCACTCTCATCCGGGCGCAAAATTCTCACAGATACGCAAATCGACGTTATTTACTCAGCGTGTTCACCATATACCGCTCATCTCGTCGCTGCAAAGCTTAGCGAAGAGTTCGATGTGCCGTTTGTCGCTTCATTTCGTGATCCTTGGGTAAACAACCCGCTGATTGCAACTTCCCCGATTTGGAAAATAGCATCTAAACGTCTCGAACGGAAGGTAATAAATCGCGCTGAGAAAGTTGTCATCTATCGTGGATGGTTCCCGGACAATGGTACGTATCTATACGAAACATATCCCAATCACCGCGAGAAAATTCACACACTATCTTATGTCGGATTCGATCCTGTCGATTTTGAGCGCCACCCAGTCTCAAACGATGGGCCGTTTACCATCATCCACGCTGGTAACTTCTACGGTGGAGACTACAGTCCCGAAACTTTCTTGACTGGACTCCGAACTGCCATTGATAGGGGAGTGATTCCGCCGGATGATATTAGAGTCTACTTTCTCGGAAAACTTGCCGATGAGTACCGAAACCTTATTTCTTCACTCAATTTGAGCTCTGTTGTTGAGTGGAAAGGTGTCGTTCCATACGAAACAGTTTTAGATCATCTCGAAAAATCTGACGTGGGCTTGTGGGTGATGGGGGACGAGAAGAGTTACCAATCGAATGTACCATCAAAGCTGTTCGATTATATTGGTGCCAGCATTCCTGTCTTAGCGGTCGTTCCGGATGGTCAAGCAGCAGAATTTGTACGAGAGAATCAACTCGGCACGGTGTCGGATCCTACCAATCCAAGAGAGGTTGCAGACAGGCTTCAAGAACTCTATAAGCAGCATCAAACAGAGAGCTTGAAGATAGATATTGACACTACACGGTTCAATCGTCAAGAGACGCTTTCTACTTTCGAGGAACTTCTATGCGAGTGTGTTAAACAATGATAGCAGTAAAGAATCAGAATATAGCTGGACGAATTGGAGCATTTACAGGGGTATTAACCACGCTTATTCCTCTTGCCTTCTTCTTTTCACCAGTTAGTAGAAGCCTCCCATTAGGCATTGCACCTGAGCAGGCTATTATTGGTGTAGTTGGTTTCTTTTTGCTGGTAAACACATTTGTGTCGGGCGATCTGACCTTATCATCACAGAATTTTGAGTTACTGTCAATATTCTTTGTATTTAGTGGATTGTATTTTTTGACTCTCGTTACTTCTCCTTTCCCAGTCGATGGTAACAATCTAAAAGCTAGTATAACGGTTTTCGGTGCACAGGCTGTTCTCTTAGCGACTGTAACAGTTACTATAGGTAGGTCATGGTGGTTAATTCGCCGTGCAGTGAATGCAATAGTG is part of the Haloarcula salinisoli genome and encodes:
- a CDS encoding LTA synthase family protein; the protein is MRLPKRYNLANLAKAIRNPRILYNKAHRLALSANAAYSRTGTKKTCDVIQEDWDTLIILDGCRYDLFDDVNTLEGRLESRTSAGSESWEFLRANFEGKQLDDTVYVTANPHTPKLPFDTFHYRRNLLENQWNNDLKTVTPEVMTEEALAVHEEYPDKRLIVHYMQPHFPFIGEIGQEISHTGVSMDGKSDDAPHVWSALRDNKLDVDRDLVYDAYRENLELTLPHVEQLIDTVDGKSVITADHGNLVGERTYPIPVRGYGHPRGFHTPGLIKVPWLVIEGNQRREINSESSSKSESMESSVVEDRLADLGYR
- a CDS encoding oligosaccharide flippase family protein translates to MDSDESQEGTIAEGAGFILVATILSTGIGFVIRTFLIRQLPTADYGLFALAITVGGLLTTVCSLGLRQGVARMVPRCETESGVRDVTLTALTSALGVSVLVSGTMVLFPSSISQYVIREPGLAPYLPVVGALVPGMTIQTVVIATFRGKKQVQEPIIIRNLVSPIARFGLIASVVLLGYGAFGAIVAWTTGVLLSTGVGIYSLSCRTNTFTGLTFTPRHRELLVFSLPLMFSSVMWTAVQQVDNLLIGYYETSVEVAIYDGAFLLARLLIIALSAFGFLFMPIFSELDESNELDRMQGVYQSTTEWAVLLVLPLYIALVLNPDTILTIVFGADYSLAAIPMVIILTGFFIHVLSGLSGDALIALGNTQLIMVGNIGVGIVNILLNIGLIPRWGIIGAAVASASSYALFNLGYLYWLYRDTGIVPFSKKFFVPLTLSSTILACIWLFANTQLELSMISIVTILSLSYLPHLAVIIRTKRITSGDKELMSKILAFREDKF
- a CDS encoding alkaline phosphatase family protein; this encodes MTVKNGTSFYLISGTDWIQHEVYGDLVNGRDFSTRHAAIEAYRKFDEYLGWFYNQTDDNTLFYVISDHGFNDREGLVDINTYLDEEGMLTKERGASESEFNMRQLRDDGDDENKSITLNRLGPWLLSHDRILDVARTIYRPLKGVLPFELNPRPFRPNFEETVAYSPRSGCWGIYINENPRFHDGIVSTDEYEQVRETVSDLLESLQTEEGDPVFYDIQTKEERYSGEFADDAPDLTFRSDTYHPRSFLDPGVLEEKEHNGHGYEGILICSGEDVCNSDRDSADIVDIAPTTLAYLGEPVIEDMDGEILEDVITLPSEIETRKPTPANELRDHFNHNEEHNDVENRLKELSYL
- a CDS encoding glycosyltransferase; translation: MEIRDPYATNPHVDSDSLNGWLRRRLEPFFVRHADQIVWDDGIQLPDDYFEKTYPKIPSDKWTKLPHLGFENKKFEGADEQCFDSFTITYAGSFYEGWIEPYSVLKGLAEFDKQFPDADIELRFYGDWNSKYDEAAKEAGVSDLISTFDWIEYEDLIPILKGSDAVLYIGGTDPSNKLNIPSKMYDYVGSSTPILAVVDNSFRAAKFVADNELGIVVSPSDAHEIALALKSLYENDISYDETITNRFSRSKKMDELTEILDGMV
- a CDS encoding glycosyltransferase: MTKDLLLISKVFSANSPGRVEKFSRRVELLADRGWRTHILTPQEPGYDRIADFAPDADPSPEIHVTDSLFTNLRAWYYDLYYGSGGGDQSSESGSEETDFSSKIDILNSFTATIKQGVVSAKPWLFIPDGWIGWYPYALSSGRKILTDTQIDVIYSACSPYTAHLVAAKLSEEFDVPFVASFRDPWVNNPLIATSPIWKIASKRLERKVINRAEKVVIYRGWFPDNGTYLYETYPNHREKIHTLSYVGFDPVDFERHPVSNDGPFTIIHAGNFYGGDYSPETFLTGLRTAIDRGVIPPDDIRVYFLGKLADEYRNLISSLNLSSVVEWKGVVPYETVLDHLEKSDVGLWVMGDEKSYQSNVPSKLFDYIGASIPVLAVVPDGQAAEFVRENQLGTVSDPTNPREVADRLQELYKQHQTESLKIDIDTTRFNRQETLSTFEELLCECVKQ